The following DNA comes from Streptomyces sp. Ag109_O5-10.
TTCGACTCGTCGACGCGGCGGTTGACCGTGGAGACGATGCGTTCGATGGTCTGCATCAGCTGGTCCGCAGAGACGAAGCGGAGCGGCAGCTGCTCGACGCGGCCGCCGCGTTCGACGAAGATCGCGTCCGGCCCGTTCACCATGATCTCCGTGATCGAGGCGTCTTCGAGGAGCGGTTCCAGGATGCCGAGGCCGAGGGCCTCGTCGACGACGCGGCGGATCAGCTGGGAGCGTTCGACGGTCGACAGGACCGGGCCTTCGCGGCTGATGATGTGGCCGAGGACGCGTTCGAGCCGGGCCCGGCGCTCGGCGGCGGCCAGCGCGCTCATCTCGGCGAGGTCGATCTCCTCCAGGAGCTTGGCGCGGTAGGAGGAGACCAGGTGGCCGTCCTCGCCCCGGCTGCCTTGCTCCTCGGGGGAGTTGATGCGTGCCCGCAGGCTCATGGTTGCCGTGCTCCTCGTTCAGTGGTCGACGGGCATCGTGGCGGACTTGGTGGCGTTGCCGAGGTCCCAGACGATCTTCGGGATGTGGACCGTGGCGGTGACGGTGACCGAGTCGCCGCCGCCGGAGGTCGCGCAGCTCACGTCGATCCCGCTGCTGACGGCGGACGAGCAGGCGGCGCCGGCGTCCTGCCGCAGCGAGGCGGCGCGTGCCCCCGCCCGCGCCGCGGTACCGGCCTGCTCGGCGGCGTAGGCGACGGCGCCGAGCTGGATGCCGGCCAGGCCGACGATCAGGAGGATCGGGAGGAAGCCGAGGTACTCGACGGCGACCTGGCCGCGGTCGCGGGACCGCCGGCGGGGAGGACGTGGGTGACGGGGGTGACCGGGGTGCATGTCAGTTCTTCACCTCCTCGACCGTGCCGGCGTGGCCGTGCACGGTGACGGGGAAGTCGATGGAGCCGGGGAAGAGGACCGGGACGCGCAGGGAGACGTCCGCGGTCACCGTGCCGGTGCCGCCGCAGTGGTCCACCGTGGCGCCGTCCCGCCAGGCGCCGGAGAGGTCCTCCAGCGCGGCGCGCTCGCAGACGCCGAAGCGTTCCCCGCGGGGGACGGCGGTGCCCGCCCGTACGCCCTCGTCGGCGGCGTTGCCCGCGAGGGTGAACGCGTAGCCGACCAGGACCGCCTGCCACATGAGCACGAGGGTGAGGATGATGACCGGGGTCATGCCGAGGAGTTCGATGGAGACCTGTCCGCGGTCGCGGAGGAAGGGGGCGCCGGGTCGTCGGCCGGGTGCGGCGCCGTCGTGGCTGGTCGCGCGGTTCCCCGCGCCCCTGAAAGCCGGGCGCCACCGTGAGCGCCCCTTCAGGGGCGCGGGGAACCGCGCGAGCAACCCCCACCGGGCCGCACCCGGCCGACGACCCGACGGCCCCGAACCCGACCGACCGCGTCTCACGGCAGCTCCTTCCGGCGCCGGAACCCCACCGCCGCCCGCTCCCCGCCCCGGGCCCGGGTGCCGGACCGGCGTGGCGGCGGTGCCCCCTCCCCCGACCTGACCAGCCCCAGCTCCCCGGCCAGCCTCCAGATCGCCTGCTTCACCGTGCTCCGCGCGTCCAGTTCGTGCATGCGGCCCGCGTCCACCGCGCCCTGAAGTTCCTTGAAGTTGGCGGGGATCGGCGTCCCCGCCAGGGCGGTCCCGGTGATGCGGGCGATCAGCGCCGGCTGGATCTCCGTACCGCGCGTGTACCGGTTGACGACCACCGTCGTCTCCTCGGCCTTGCGGATCTGCAGCCGGTCCCACATCCGTACCGTCCGTTTCGCGGCCCGTACGGCGACCACGTCCGGTGTGGTGACCAGGAGGGCGAGGTCGGCGGTCTCCACGGCCGCCGCGCCCGCCCCGCCGAGCTGGGCGCCGCAGTCGACGACCACCACCTCGTAACGGGAGCGCAGGGCGCTGAGGATCTGCCGGGCGGCGCGGTCGGTGACCTCCTCGCCGCGTTCGCCCTCGGCGGGCGCGAGGAGCAGGGCGAGCCCGGAGTCGTGACGGAAGACGGCCTCGGCCATGACCCGCGGGGAGATGTCGCCCACCGCGGCGAGGTCGGCGACCGAGCGGCGGAACTGGACGTCCAGGTAGGAGGCGACGTCCCCGGTCTGCAGGTCGAGGTCGACCAGGGCGGTGGAGTGCCCCGAGGCCTGCGCGGCGAGGGCGATCTGGACCGCGACGAGGGTGGCGCCGGTGCCGCCCTTCGCGCCGCTGACGGTGACGACGGTGCCGCCGACGCCGGCGAAGACGTCGGCGCCGTGGCCGAGATGGCGTCGTACGCCGGTGGACCACTGGGCGACGGCCTGGACGCGGCCGGCCAGCTCCTCGTAGCTCAGCGGGAGGCCGACCAGGCCGCGGGCGCCGGAGTCCATGGCGGCGGCGAACAGGCCGGGGCTGGTGTCGGTGGTGACCAGGACGACGCCCACGGCGGGGAAGCGCAGGGCGACCTCGCGGATCAGTTCCAGCGCCGGTACGGGTCCGATGCGTTCGTGGACGACGACGACCT
Coding sequences within:
- a CDS encoding TadE/TadG family type IV pilus assembly protein yields the protein MHPGHPRHPRPPRRRSRDRGQVAVEYLGFLPILLIVGLAGIQLGAVAYAAEQAGTAARAGARAASLRQDAGAACSSAVSSGIDVSCATSGGGDSVTVTATVHIPKIVWDLGNATKSATMPVDH
- a CDS encoding septum formation initiator; this encodes MTPVIILTLVLMWQAVLVGYAFTLAGNAADEGVRAGTAVPRGERFGVCERAALEDLSGAWRDGATVDHCGGTGTVTADVSLRVPVLFPGSIDFPVTVHGHAGTVEEVKN
- a CDS encoding P-loop NTPase encodes the protein MPIRILPAVGDADAVRSLVSLLSQLPDTEPLPPVVDSTQLVDTLARSAAESVDELPEVVVVHERIGPVPALELIREVALRFPAVGVVLVTTDTSPGLFAAAMDSGARGLVGLPLSYEELAGRVQAVAQWSTGVRRHLGHGADVFAGVGGTVVTVSGAKGGTGATLVAVQIALAAQASGHSTALVDLDLQTGDVASYLDVQFRRSVADLAAVGDISPRVMAEAVFRHDSGLALLLAPAEGERGEEVTDRAARQILSALRSRYEVVVVDCGAQLGGAGAAAVETADLALLVTTPDVVAVRAAKRTVRMWDRLQIRKAEETTVVVNRYTRGTEIQPALIARITGTALAGTPIPANFKELQGAVDAGRMHELDARSTVKQAIWRLAGELGLVRSGEGAPPPRRSGTRARGGERAAVGFRRRKELP